In Malus sylvestris chromosome 15, drMalSylv7.2, whole genome shotgun sequence, a single genomic region encodes these proteins:
- the LOC126601832 gene encoding nuclear pore complex protein NUP96-like — translation MGIDSGTPPNSHIACQHKKRRVSQDTCFSLSGTFSHLEASVPCLPTLEAADYYTQPSLKDLAAREYADPGFCSQVLDFTVGRLGYGSVKYPGKTDIRCLELDNIVKFHRHEVIVYEDEAVKPLVGQGLNKPAEVTLVLQTRPSNIDERQKYNIVKKLRQSAEGQGAHFISFNPESGEWKFFVHHFSRFGLNEDDEEDIMMEDSASAQDLVEMNHGEISDGDEESQMDPTGIVLSHSLPVHLGLDPVKMKEMRMLMFHDEEEEAEDLNHIPAHYNSSFASQRMSQRSTPPAVRKTPLALLEYKHGSFDSNSPGAILMAQENKAMPPKTLKEGFKLDHKHETPVTRKHSRNIVDAGLFMGRSFRVGWGPNGTLVHAGTPVGSNGSPMMLSSIINIEKVAIDSVVRDENNKVREELVDMAIDSPLDLHKGISHQTKEIEVGSFNLRLQKLVSNRLMLPQICRSYVDIIEKQLEVPSLSSSVRLVLTHQIMIWELIKVLFSDRENGGKLKSLGADSEEEMVQDVKEASQQADLEALPLIRRAEFSYWLQENVSHRVQEKISSLNESSYLEYILLLLSGRQLDASVELAASRGDVRLACLLSQAGGSIVNRTDVAQQLDRWRINGLDFNFIEKDRIRLYELLAGNIHGAFHDVNVDWKRFLGLLMWYHLEPSTSLPTIFHTYQHLLDDGKAPYPVPVYIDEGLVEEAGNSNAAKRYDLSYYLMLLHASEESEVGFLKPMFSAFSSTHDPLDYHMIWHQRAVLEAVGAISSKDLHVLDMGFVSQLLCLGQCHWAIYVVLHMPQSEDFPYLHSNLIREILFQYCESWSSQESQRQAIVDLGIPNAWLHEAMAVYFNYYGDLAKALEHFLECANWQRAHTIFVTSVAPKLFLSVEHSDIWRIATSMEDHKSEIENWDLGAGIYISFYSIRSSLQEVNDTMNQMDSLESRNSACREFLGQLNQSLAVWGVRLPIDVRVVYSKMADEICNLLLSDIGEGPTRDVQLSCFDTVFSAPIPEDNRSSHLQEAVSLFTCFLSEVAT, via the exons ATGGGCATTGATTCTGGAACTCCTCCTAATTCACATATTGCATGTCAACACAAGAAACGAAGGGTTTCTCAGGACACTTGCTTTTCTTTGTCTGGGACTTTTAGCCATCTTGAAGCATCTGTACCCTGTTTACCAACTTTAGAAGCAGCTGATTACTATACGCAGCCCTCTTTAAAGGATTTGGCTGCTCGAGAATACGCAGATCCTGGTTTTTGTAGCCAAGTGTTGGACTTCACAGTTGGGAGACTTGGTTATGGCTCTGTCAAGTATCCTGGGAAGACTGACATAAGGTGTTTGGAATTAGATAATATTGTCAAGTTCCACAGACACGAGGTAATCGTATATGAAGATGAAGCTGTCAAGCCTTTGGTTGGCCAAGGCCTTAACAAGCCTGCTGAAGTAACTTTGGTCCTGCAAACAAGACCGTCAAATATTGACGAGagacaaaaatataatattgtgAAAAAGTTGAGGCAGAGTGCGGAGGGACAAGGAGCTCACTTTATTTCGTTTAATCCAGAAAGCGGGGAATGGAAATTCTTTGTTCACCATTTCAGCAGATTTGGGTTgaatgaagatgatgaagaagacatcatgatggaagATAGTGCTTCAGCTCAAGATCTTGTGGAAATGAACCATGGTGAGATTTCTGATGGTGATGAAGAAAGCCAAATGGATCCCACTGGAATTGTGCTTTCGCATTCTCTACCTGTACATCTTGGGCTTGACCCCGTAAAGATGAAAGAAATGAGAATGTTGATGTTCCATGATGAGGAAGAGGAGGCTGAGGATTTGAATCATATCCCTGCACATTATAATTCATCCTTTGCTTCTCAGAGGATGAGTCAGAGATCCACTCCACCAGCTGTGCGAAAAACCCCACTGGCATTGCTAGAGTACAAGCATGGTAGTTTTGACTCAAATTCTCCTGGAGCCATTCTAATGGCCCAAGAAAATAAGGCCATGCCCCCTAAGACATTGAAAGAAGGTTTTAAGCTTGATCACAAGCATGAAACACCAGTAACCAGAAAACATTCTCGCAACATAGTTGATGCTGGTCTGTTTATGGGTAGGTCATTTCGAGTAGGATGGGGCCCAAATGGAACCCTTGTCCATGCTGGAACACCAGTCGGGAGTAACGGTTCTCCAATGATGCTATCATCCATAATCAATATAGAGAAGGTTGCTATTGACAGTGTTGTTCGAGATGAAAACAACAAAGTTAGGGAGGAACTTGTTGACATGGCTATTGATTCTCCTTTAGATCTTCACAAGGGAATATCTCATCAGACAAAGGAGATTGAAGTTGGATCATTCAACCTGAGGCTTCAAAAGCTTGTCTCCAACCGCCTAATGCTTCCACAGATTTGTAGGAGCTATGTAGATATTATTGAGAAGCAGCTGGAAGTTCCCAGCCTATCTTCCTCTGTTCGTTTGGTTTTGACACACCAAATAATGATTTGGGAGTTGATAAAAGTTCTCTTTTCTGATagggaaaatggtggaaaatTGAAATCTTTGGGTGCTGATAGTGAGGAAGAAatggttcaagatgtgaaggaAGCTTCTCAACAAGCAGATCTGGAAGCTTTACCTCTTATTCGGAGGGCAGAGTTTAGCTATTGGTTGCAAGAGAATGTTTCCCATCGAGTACAAGAAAAGATAAGCTCCTTGAATGAGTCCAGTTATCTAGAATATATATTGTTACTTTTGAGTGGGCGTCAGTTGGATGCTTCTGTGGAACTTGCTGCTTCTCGGGGAGACGTGAGATTGGCTTGTTTGTTGAGTCAGGCCGGTGGGTCCATAGTCAATCGTACTGATGTTGCCCAACAACTTGATCGTTGGAGGATCAATGGGCTCGATTTCAACTTCATTGAGAAAGACAGGATAAGGCTCTATGAGTTGCTTGCTGGTAATATCCATGGTGCGTTTCATGATGTTAACGTTGATTGGAAGAGGTTTCTAGGGTTGTTGATGTGGTATCATTTAGAACCTAGCACTTCACTGCCTACGATTTTTCACACCTATCAACATCTTCTTGATGATGGTAAAGCTCCATACCCAGTTCCAGTCTACATTGATGAAGGACTGGTAGAAGAGGCTGGGAATTCGAATGCGGCAAAACGTTATGATCTATCTTATTATCTGATGCTGCTTCATGCCAGTGAAGAAAGTGAAGTTGGCTTTCTTAAGCCCATGTTTAGTGCCTTCTCGTCAACACACGATCCACTGGATTACCATATGATCTGGCATCAGCGTGCAGTTTTGGAAGCAGTTGGTGCTATCAGCTCTAAGGATCTTCATGTTCTTGACATGGGATTTGTTTCCCAGCTGTTGTGTCTTGGGCAATGTCATTGGGCCATCTATGTGGTCCTTCACATGCCCCAGTCTGAAGATTTTCCATATCTCCATTCTAATCTTATTCGGGAAATCTTGTTCCAATATTGTGAATCCTGGAGTTCACAAGAATCACAACGCCAAGCCATTGTAGACTTGGGTATTCCTAACGCATGGCTTCATGAGGCTATG GCTGTGTATTTCAATTACTATGGGGATCTTGCGAAGGCTCTTGAACACTTTCTTGAATGTGCAAATTGGCAGAGAGCACATACTATTTTTGTAACTTCTGTTGCTCCCAAATTATTCTTGTCTG TCGAACACTCAGATATATGGAGAATTGCAACTTCCATGGAGGACCACAaatcagaaattgaaaattgggACCTCGGAGCTGGGATTTATATTTCATTCTATTCGATTAGAAGTTCATTGCAGGAAGTGAACGATACCATGAATCAAATG GATTCACTTGAAAGCAGAAATTCTGCTTGTAGAGAATTTCTTGGTCAGTTAAACCAGTCTTTGGCTGTTTGGGGTGTCAGGTTACCAATTGATGTGAG GGTAGTATATTCGAAGATGGCGGACGAGATATGCAATTTGCTTTTATCTGATATTGGCGAGGGACCAACACGAGATGTTCAATTAAGTTGCTTTGACACTGTTTTTAGTGCTCCCATTCCTGAAGACAATCGCTCGAGCCATTTGCAAGAGGCAGTGTCTCTCTTTACATGCTTTCTTTCAGAGGTTGCTACGTAG